TGATGCCATACCAGGACTGATGTCATTCTATTTAAAGTGTTGTCGAAAGATGAGAACAGTCATTCCATAAATTAATAGTCTGACAATTTTCAACAAAGTCCCAGGAATGTGtgtggtgttttcctttttactcgggggggggagagagagaaggcCTGGCTTCCCCACCGACTGGTACTAGCGTGTATTTCAGTAGCGGAAGAACAAAGCAATTACAAGGTTCTTCCAGCATCAGTCTCATCTGTATTTGGTATAAGTCAGAACCTTCCAAGATAGGGTGACGAAGCGTGCACTCCTTCCATCTAAAATCTATGTAGGATGATAAATTAGCAGCTTATCAAACCTGACAGGATTTGGAGGGAAACTTGGAGATCAGAGGTAGGCCCTTGCACCGCTGGGTGGGGagagctgtttgctgctgctacACTCAGTAGTACAGAAGGTTTGCTTGTGGGATTCCGCGTTActtctcaggctgctctgaacaAATGTCCCTGAACAGTTCTGTCAGACTGAATTCCTCTGTGCAGGGAGGATTGTTGCAGAGGCCAGTGAGGCCACCAGGCATGTCCCTGCACTGTTCTTTCTTGCTGGATGTGCGCCTGTGCTGTCAGCCTCTCTTTATTAAGCAAAcgcactttttccttttttcaaaaaACAAGAATAGTGTTTTCCATTCTGACCGCAATGGTAGAATTTTGTGTGGGAATCCTAACAGACTTGTAGAAGCTTTTGGGCTGGAAAGAGTATGTTCTCAGGCAGAAAACTTCATGAAACTTCTTGGATTCAGAAGAGCAGTTTTCCAAGCTGCCTCATCAGGTGCTTGTGGGGATGTGTCCAGTGGGACTGTGGCATGGCTGATGTGGGGAGGAttcaatttctcctttttccctgcAGTTACCTGCATGGAAACTATACTTGGGCTTGGTCTTGAGTTACAAGCATGTCTGTGTAAATAAAAAGTGATTATAACATCTTTGAGAGATGCAGTGGTAAACACCCAGTTccttcatgtgttttatttggtgCTGGGGTCTTTTTTAGtttgtgtgggggttttgttgcttggggtttttttctccaaaaccaaaaattcaCAAGGTTATTCTTGTTATCCTCCACActcatttttcattatgtttattTACTAAACTATGTGTTAAGACTGCTAAGCTGTCCAGGTAAATGGCAGTGTTCTACATGGTCGGAGCTGAATCCCAGGGAGAACTCCTGTTGGAATAACGGCAATATTTTCAGACACCAGCTGTCTGTTGTCAGAACTACTTCAACTagttgctgggtttttttaagtacagCAGCATTAACTGCCTCAGATTCCTTATATAGAGACATCAGTAAGAGGTGCCTTTAGGCTTTTCTCAATTCAGTGAGAAGCTAGAGTATTTACGGATACCTAAGTaaaggaattttatttataGGACACTGGAAGCTGGTTCTGAATAAAATGCAGTTATGCAGATATGACTAATCCTTTGCACTTCAGTTAGTTGCTTTCTAGGCTTGGCAGTGTTCtcaaatacatataaaaaaagtaattgggGGAAGATCTCTTAAGAGCAGAACATAGTACTTCAGGATGCTACTAATGCATAACttaatctttcctcttttctagTCATTACAACCAAAGACATTTATTACAGACCACTGTATTTGCAACACAGCGAGTTATTTCCAACAATAGATTGTCTCCcatgtttgttttaatgctATTAATAACCAGATAGTAAATATACAAATTACTTCATGTGGAGCAGAATGAGTGGGAGGTGTACAAAGCACACAATGCAGTGTAGTTGATGTGCTTGGCTGTAAGAGAGGTAAAGTTAAAAGTACTGCAGTAGAAGTATTGTATTCACTTTGACAGTGCTTTATAGATTAAATGATTGTTTTTATGTATGAATAAGATGCTTGGAATGATAATCAGCcacatttgtctttaaaatgcatCTAAATATTTGAATAATGTATTTCCTAATATCTTGGTTTGTTATTAAGGGCTAGAATTTATTATATATCTAAAGATGGGAATACCTACTTTTTAATGATTAAGgggaagagggtttttttaaatacaaaaaaacccttgaacTTGATATTACATACAGAAGTTGCTAAAATAGGAaactcttcttgcttttctgagtACAATTTATGACAGATGACCCACTTTCTTGGCTTTTGAGTTCTGAAAACTGTGTGATGAAGTTCATTCTGTTGTTTATTAGAAAACTTATTAATGATGAGATTGGTGTAAAATAGCATTTACATCTCTGCatggtgtttttttccagtaattaATAGCTTACATGAAAAGAGTTACAGCTTCCTGGCTTTTTTGCACATGCTCACCTGTTTTTCAGCCCTTCGTTTGCCGTGTACAATATCCTTACTTTCAGGAGGAAGTCTGGTAGTAAAATGTCAGCCCTGACAGAAAAACTGCCTACTTGCAGTGTATAAAACCAGGCGTATTTGAAGTGATTACAGAAATACTTTAGAGTAGTATGCATATGTACATTCAGGAGATATTAACATAGGGATAATTTTTGCTCTACCACACTGAATATAAATTTTCAGTAGCTGTACTAAATATAGCTACTTCTGATCACTGCAATTGAGAGCAGTATGTGCTTATACATACAGAACACCCACAGTGCGTAATTTAACCTAGAGCCAAACGCATTAAATGAAGTGCTTGCTTAGGTTTACCCTATGTGTAAACCTCACCTCCAAATTTCATCTCAAAACTAGCAGTTTGATCACTGTGAAACACTTGATGATGTTGTAGAAAGAATGATGGATTGGAATCTGCCATATCATCTTGCTTTTTGGTTGGATTGCTGAGTTGATTTaactttccccttctcccctcctctctcttttGTGTAGTacaaacaaaatccagaaaTGTTTAAACAGACAGCTCGACTTTGGGCACATGTGTATGCTGGAGCACCAGTTTCTAGTCCAGAATACaccaaaaaaatagaaaaccttTGTGCTATGGGCTTTGATAGGGTAAGTATATATaacttacatatttttaagtAGGGGCAGGGCAATTACATGTGTTTAAATACAGGAAGCCCTTAGTATACTGAAGTAGACTTGCTACATCCATGACCCTTTGTAGGTCTAATCATTGctttgttaattatttttaagaatcaGACTTTTAAACTACAACAGTATTAATAATCTTGTGAGCTACACCTGCCTTTTTGAGACAGTTTTTCTGTAAACTATTAGGATTTAACAAATGGTAAACTAATGTGTTTTGATTAATCTGTGAACTTTTCATTCCACTTCGCAGAGCTGCAGGTtcacacactgaaaatattattgccttttttttctttctcattgcaGAATGCAGTAATAGTGGCCTTGTCTTCAAAATCATGGGATGTAGAGACTGCAACAGAATTACTCCTGAGTAACTGAGCCATGTAGAGAGAGCTGCTTCAGTAGTCCAGCTTGCCCCTTCTGGAGGAGCATCACCATCTGTTATTTTTAGGATTCTATATAgattctcttttaaaactggCACTCTTACCTGATGATGCTATCTAGGCACTATTGGAGACTGAAAAAAACGCTCTGTAAATAAAGCTAATTAAACGTCTGTGTAAatttaaaaaggggaaatactttaattttttttcttactaaataTTGTAAAAATTCTTTGAGCTCAGCTAagataatgggaaaaaaaaccatgccTACTTTAGTGTTTAGCAGTGTGACGAAGACTAGCAGGAACTTGCTTCAGGATTTTGATTTAGTAATTCAGAAAGCAACATTTTTGAGTGTTAGTCATCAAAATTGTTGGTGCCACTCATCACAGCTATCTTACTGTTTTTAACATGGATCCTATGTGCCTGTGGATTGACCTATATTTGCATGCTTGTACTTAATAGACATATTAGGTAGGGTCGCTGAAGAGAGCACCATTGAAATACTCGATTGTtcttgtaacttttttttcctgaaagactTTGAAGACTTACCCAAAGTTCCAAATGGTGACCTATTCAGAACTGGTTTCTTTCTAGCTGATTAATTGGGAAACCTGATTCTCCTCTCCCTTACATCATACAGCTGAAAATCCTCACTAGATCATGTTTCATCATCTCTGGTTATTATGTGTGCCATTTACAGTAGTCTAGGctcccatttaaaaatacattttgaattaTCAGTAATGATTTCCATCCATCATGTTTTCTACACGCTCTCATAAGGAGTATGCCTCAATATAGCACAAAAAGATggagctggttttctttcttttcttttttttttttttaatttttcttaaatagaTGTAAAATGTTCTTCAGTACATTCTGGATAATATGATTTCACTGGgtctgaaggaggaaaaatctgGTTCTCTAGTGTACTGAgaattaaagaatattttctttgagtACTTGATATGATGCAATCAGCTGttttttgcagcagttttctaGCTTTATTTTGGGCTTCAATTTAAGGATTGCTTACCAGGTACTTTAAAATTCATCCTTGCTTGCGTTTTTCTCTACTTGACACATGGAGGCTGTGTTGGTGTTTTTCTGTACATACTTCAAATGCACATAGAAGTAGAAGTGTGTTCTCGGTTTAGCTTTCTTTTGGATTGATGTTTCTGATAAATGAGAACTGAAATCTTACCTTGGCTTGTACATACAGTCAGTCTTTTTATTCgtattaaaatgacatttcatcCTGAGTGCAAAAGCTTGAAAATTATTAGTTTTGCAACTTCAAACACTAGTACATCTATTTAAAGAGAGCTGTAATGTCTTTGTGAATATGATGCTAAGTTTTAAGAATATATCTGACAAGGAAGCTCAGAGAAATCCTGAGACTAGAGAGAGGGGATTGTGGATGATGGAGTACTGTGTAAGTAATCTTTTCCACGcctggtttgttctttttttctcctaaactCTGGATTAATGGGGTGGGGAAATACATGTCTGGGGGTTTTCTGGAGCTATGAAGTACAAGTTGAAATAGTTCCATGCTTCATAGACACTCTTTTTATAAATCATGCTAGAGGAAATAGGAACATTATTGTATCCGTTAAATATCTAGAGCATAGTGGGAACAGAACCAGAAAATAGAGCTGTAGAGATGTAGCTAGTTCAGGGATGTTCCTTGTACTGCTCTGTGCGATGTGTCCAAacctaaaatatttcaggaCACAGACAGTAAATACTTTGAACTCATATCAGTGCAATACTAAATGCATTTGCTTAGTCTTTATACATACTGCTTTTTAAGGTATAGTCAGTGATCAGTTTTCTTGAGTTAGTGTAAATCATTTGCAATGATGCCAAAGGAAAtgagttgttttcttctttccttatatttatttatttttttaacaagaagCTACTACTGTTCAGCTGGTTTGGTAGGTGAAAACCAGGGACAGTAGGAAACTATGGCAGAATGCCGCTTGTGTTAATCTCAAGTTGCTGTCTTTTCTGTTATACAGGCTAAGAACTTCTTGAATACATCAACaccatttgtttgttttttttttaccctggTGGTAATTGTAAATTGCTGACTACTTTCCCTTGttcttcactgctgtttatCAAAAGAAAGAACTTGGAAATCATTGTTGGGGACATAAAACATGTCAGTTCTGAACGTGTCTTTTGATAAGATTAGTCTCCTAAAGACAGCGAGTTTTCCAACAGTATGTAAAGGGATAAAGGAAgcaaggggaaggggggaaaaaggataATGGTTCTTACGTGAGCATGGTCACCTCTGAAATAATGCTGTTaggttttccttctgtcatGAAGttacctcattttcttttctactgcAAAACActcatcttccctttcccccttaTGTATAGATGTTGGCTACTGGGTTTCAGCCTCCATTCATGCGCTTGGTAGCAAAAATACCTTGATGCTAGCTCAGGTGCTGGCAGGAGGGAAGCTTCTTCGGAAGTGAGCGGGGAAGGCAACACAACCCAGCATTAAGGAGACATCTGCAGTCTGAAGTCCCTCTGAATTTAACATGCGAGTCCTTTATAAGGAATGTTTTTGTATTCTTGGTAGTTATCAGAGTTGAATATAGGGATAATGTTGTTCGGGGTTAGTTTAActgcagctggggctgagccctggGAATTTTGCTGTTAATGTTCAGTTTATCATTATGAGTTTGTACATACAAAATGgtagttctgttttctgtatgaCTGAACTATGTTCAGGGCCCTGTGCTCTCTCAGACATGGAGTTGCCACAGAATCCACTCCAGCTGTGGTCTTGGGCTGCACGTTCACTGCCTTCTTACAAGAACATAACACATTGGGTGCAGTTGGTTTCAAAGTACAAATAAATCCTGCATTGTCTTCCTCTATCATGTAAGAAGATGGCTTGAAACTTAATTTTGAAGTCTAAATGGTCCCATTTTTCTGAACAAGGTATTGGCAATGGTGCTGATTGCTAGACCATCAATTGAATTTCACTGCTGAACGTTCTAATGTGCATCCAGCAAAGTGGTTTATCCcctctttgttttgttggtggggAACGAGAAACTCATCTCGTCCTGTTCCTCAGGGTGGAGTACAGCTTTGttcaaaggcagagaaatgcCCTTTCCTCTTGCCAAAAGCCTCATCTTCCAGTGAGTGCCAAAAGCCCTGACTGTATCCCACCCCCACCCACCGAGTCACAGCTCCCTCCTGTCGCTGCTGCGAACAAGCTGTGTTCTCAGTGTGACAAACGGGTACATTTTGGAGATGCAAACTTAGGAACATATCCTTCTGAAAGATGTGGCGCATATGCTCTGCATTCTGCATATCCCAAACTGtaattcttgttttttcttttagtaatcTTGCCACAGAGTACATGGGGCCTTGACTATAATTGGTTCGGTGTTATTTATCTGAGCAATTGGGTACTCATGGTGTAGGAATGTCTTGGGTTTTTAATTATCATTGTATTTAATTATCATTGTATTTAACTGTTTTCCAAGTGAATTAGTGTTGGAACACTGACAAGGAATAGAGGATCTTTTCTGTTGTCTGAAAGGAGGAGTTAAATAGCCAGACAGAAGCTTACCTTGTAACGTCAAATCTGCGTTTTATGCGGTGGgtaacagaaacatttaaactATGCAAATTGAAGCTTAACAGCTGTGAATCAGACTAGGCACTGCGGAGCATATGGATTGCTTATTTAAttgggaaagggaaatggaggGGGGAATCAACACACGGTTTCCAGCAGGAGTTCTTGTTTATTGCATTGGTCCTGCACTGTGAAGGTGGAGCATTCCATTTTCAGAGCAAAGGGAAAGCTCATGGTGTGCATCTCCCTCGCTTCCTTCCTGAAGACCAACACAAGCCAGCTTGGCCTTGGAGGCTTGCCCAGAGGGAGAAATGTTAAATACTTTAGCGGTGAAAGGTAGTTTAACATCGCATTTGCTGGTGAGCAGATGCAATGAGAAGATGAGGTGTCAGCTCCTGCTGTGTTGTGTTGATGAGGGGGGCACCTCGGTGAGTGTGGCCGTTGGGGTGGGGTTGGGTTTCTGTGGCTTTGATGGGCAATCAGCCCAGCAACAGGTAGTGAAAGCGCATTCATCGTACACTCTTGCATTGCGGAGCTAAAGTGTGAAAGTAAAGGTGCTCGTTGGGTGCCTAAAGCTTTTTCTGGGAAGACCATACAGATGTTTTTGCTGTTCCTGTCCTCATTTTCCAGGCACAGCTTTCCCCTATGGCTAAACAAAGGGGCAGTCACTTCTTTCTTGACAGTTTCCTGATCTATTCCAAACCCATCAGTAAGTCATGTAGCTTGCTCTTCCTGTTTGTGGTgttagtgtcatcagcagacTCATCACTAGACTTACAAGACCAACTGTTCTGCTTCTTGCTTGGGTGTTCCAGCTCCAGTGCTCTGTAGGTAGCAACTTGACTTCAGATTTGTTCTCACTGGCCAAACTCTTGCAAATCATTTGCACTGTACTGTGATGTGATGTTCCTTCTCTGCTGTTACCTGCTTTGTAGGCATCAAAATAGCTAGCTGGTCGCTTATGGTGCTGAGCCATCCGTCAGTAATGTGAGTTAAGATAATGACTCAACAGACAAGGAAACGTACTGTGAAAATGCTGTACTTGTCCGTTTTatggcagctgctggtgctctgTTGTGCTGTCTGAAGGAGGCTGCCATCATACGAATGCTGATGTCAACTGCTGAAGCGCCCTGCTTTCACTTACCTCTTCCATCCGCAACTCTGacttttctaattaaaaatatgaaataaagacCAATACAACCTATGGCAGGAGGTTGGTTCCCGAGGCTCAGACTTCCTGTACAGGAGGAGCGGGTGGGCTGGAATGCAGCATCAGTGcattttgtcttgaaaataaaagctaca
The window above is part of the Strigops habroptila isolate Jane chromosome 7, bStrHab1.2.pri, whole genome shotgun sequence genome. Proteins encoded here:
- the UBE2K gene encoding ubiquitin-conjugating enzyme E2 K isoform X5; the protein is MTLRTVLLSLQALLAAAEPDDPQDAVVANQYKQNPEMFKQTARLWAHVYAGAPVSSPEYTKKIENLCAMGFDRNAVIVALSSKSWDVETATELLLSN
- the UBE2K gene encoding ubiquitin-conjugating enzyme E2 K isoform X4; translation: MAQVCGIDLAAAMTLRTVLLSLQALLAAAEPDDPQDAVVANQYKQNPEMFKQTARLWAHVYAGAPVSSPEYTKKIENLCAMGFDRNAVIVALSSKSWDVETATELLLSN